The DNA region TAAAAGCTTTTAAAATATTTATACTTATTGAAGTAATTTACTTCTTAGTTATCTTGATTCCATTCAACTATAAAACTCCTTGGTTAACAGAGAATAAGAATAAAATCGAATGGTCATGGGAAAGTATAAAAGTCAAAAAATCGAATATTATACAAATATTTCCTGACAGTAATACGATCAAAAATAGCATTTATACATACTCTGTCATTAACCAAGAATCTACCATTCCCAAGCAATTTATAGGTTGGGAACAATTGATCATTGAAATAATTTCTGTAATTTTTGAAACTTGGGTTTTTATTATAATTATAAGGTATTTGGTATTTATATATAAGCTCACTATTCAACATTTATATTCCATTGACACCCCAATTAAACTAAGATCTTTTACTATTAAACTAGGAATTATAAATATTGCTTTTCAACTTTTACAATCCTACGACTATTATAAAGTTGCACATAAGACACATTTACCCAATTATAAAACAGGATTATTTGGGTTAGATCAATTTGATGCATCCGTGATTCCAATTACGATCATTCTACTATTTCTTTCCTACATTTGGCAATATGCCATTTCCATTAAATCAGAAAACGACTTAACCGTATAGCATGCCTGTAATTGTGAATTTAGATGTAGAAATGGCAAAGAAAAAAATTTCACTCAATGAACTGAGCGAAAAAGTCGGTATTACCTTGTCCAATCTTTCCATTTTAAAAACAGGAAAGGCAAAAGCTATTCGTTTTTCAACATTAGAAAAAATATGCGAAGTCTTACAATGTCAACCTGGCGACATCCTCGAATTTGTCACACAAGAAAAATATGATGCATTGTTTAACCATGAATAATACGTATCTTTATGTGTTGCGTAATCGCAATATTTAAAGATATAATATGAGAATAGAAAACGATATTAAGCTAGGATTTAAGGATGTGATGATCCGTCCAAAAAGATCAACATTACATAGCCGTTCTCAAGTGTCATTGGAACGAGAATACCATTTCGTACACAGCAATAGAAATTGGAAAGGCGTACCGATTATTGCTGCAAACATGGATACTGTGGGCACATTTGCTATGGCAGAAGCATTGGCAAAAGATGGACTGATTACTGCCATCCATAAACATTATACGACGGATGATTGGAAAATATTTTTGCATAGTCAAACAGACAATGGTATTTTCCAACACATCGCGGTTAGTACTGGCACGAGTAAAAATGATGCGGAAAAATTATCCTTAATTTTAAATCAACATCCTGATTTACAATTTATTTGTATTGATGTTGCCAATGGTTATTCGGAAGCATTTGTAGATTTTGTAAAAAGAGCAAGAGATAAATTTCCAGATAAAACGATTATCGCAGGCAACGTTGTCACGGGCGAAATGGTAGAAGAATTAATATTAGCAGGAGCTGAAATTATCAAAGTAGGAATTGGACCAGGATCAGTTTGTACAACAAGGGTAAAAACGGGTGTTGGCTATCCACAATTATCTGCCATTATCGAATGTGCTGACGCTGCACATGGTTTGAAAGGACAGATCATTTCGGATGGTGGTTGCAAAATTCCCGGTGACGTAGCAAAAGCATTTGGCGGCGGCGCTGATTTCGTCATGTTAGGTGGTATGTTGGCAGGACATGAAGAAAGTGGTGGCGAATTGATTGAAGAAAATGGGAAAAAATTCCGCCAATTTTATGGTATGAGTTCGGCTACGGCAATGGACAAACATAGTGGTGGAGTTGCCGAATATCGCGCATCAGAAGGTAAAACAGTAAAAGTTCCATTCAAAGGTCCTGTAGAAGAAACCGTCAAAGATATTTTGGGTGGACTCAGATCTACCTGTACTTATGTAGGAGCTGGCTCTTTAAAAGAATTATCTAAACGAACCACATTTATCAGAGTACAAGAACAAGAAAATCAAATATTTTCGTAACAACTAAGGTCGCCAACTGGCGACCTTTTATTTTACTAATGCATTTTTAAAGTTAAGTTAATCGAAACTCTTGTCGGATTCTGCGGAGCCAACCTAAACGACCAATATTTTTCATTGGTGATATTATCCACTTTTATCCCAAAACGATATTTTGGCTGATCGTAGAAAATAGTAGCATCCATTGTTTTATAAGAAGGAATTTCAAATACAAATGCATGTGTATTGGTCTGAAAAGACTTGCTTCCGTAATTGCCACCTACACCTAATCCTAATCCGCGCAAACTACCATATAAAAATTTATAACTTAGCCAAAGATTTGCCATTTTGCTAGGGCCCGCAGTTGCCGGACGCAAACCCAAAATAGAAGTATCGCCCGCTGTATATTTGCTATAATTATACGTATATCCACCAATGATATTTAAACCGCCAAAAGGATTGGCAATCACTTCTGCTTCAAAACCACGACTAAGTTGCGTCCCATCTTGGATAGAATAGCCAGGATTAGACGGATCGTCGCGTAATGTGTTGGTAACGTTGATATTATAATAAGAGACAGTGGACACAACTCTATGATGAAAAACATCAAATTTAAAACCTGCTTCCCATTGATTTGCTTGTTGTGGTTTGAATGTATTACCATTGAAATCTGTACCTCCTTGATTATTATAACCATTCATATAATTGCCAAATAAGGACAATTGATCTTTTATTACTTCATATACCACTCCAAACTTAGGAGAAAAAGCGGTTTGCATAAATGCACCAACACTTGAATCTCGGATAGGATAATACGTGCCATCATCTTTATATCGGTCTACGCGTACACTCAACATTACATTTAATTTATCCGTCAAATTGATAACATTGGACACATAAGCACTATAACTATAAATATTCGTTTGATATACTTGTGGAGAAACTTTCGTTGCCGCAGAATCGACTTTTGCAGGATTGAAATTATAGTAAGCTGACGTGATATTTTTAAAATTGATTGCTGGCATCGTAATCGTTGGTGTAGAACGATCGCTTTTTTGATTAAAGAAATCTAAACCAATAACAATCCTATTGCGCATTTTTCCGATATAATATTCGCCATTGAGATTTTGTTGTACATCCACACCATTGTATGGGAAATTTTCGATCTGCGCTCTTTGTTGAAGCGTACTGTCTGACTTTCCTATCAATTGTGTCACATAACCTTCCGTAGTGGAATACGTACGTGTAAAATTGGTTTGCAATCGCCAATCATCATTTAATTTGTAATTTATTTGACTATAGATATTCACGGATTTGGTATTATAGTCCAATGGATTGGTCAAAAAAGAGAGTTTGTATGGTAATCCTAAGTCTTTTATATTATGAACTTTACCTGTGGTTGATGGCGCAAAACGAATCGGAGAAGTACCATTGAATGCTGCAGCTTCTATATCCAAAGAAATATTTAATCGATCATTTATTTTAAATAAAAAACTCGGAGCCAACATCACATTTTTATTAAATCCAGCATCTTGAAAACTTTTTTCCGTATGCAAAGCTCCATTTAATCGAAACAAAGTGTTATGACTAGCGTCTAGTGGGCGATTGATATCAAAAGTCAATCTATTCAAACTAAAACTTCCAGTGGTATAACTTAATTCTGTTTGGGTATTATCCTGAGGTTTTTTAGTAACGCGGTTAAATAAACCACCAAAGGAAATCAAACTACTACTAAACAAGGTTCCCGATGGTCCTTTGATAGCCTCCAACCTTTCCAAATTAGCCGGATCAATATTGGTATATACAAATCCTGAGACACTATTTCTAATTAAATTAGCAGTGGTAAATCCTCGAGAAAGCAATGCACTTCGCCCTTGATTATATACAACAGGAACGCCTGCTCCTGGAATATTTTTAAATGCACTATTGTAATCTGACACAATTTGTTCTTGCAGCAACTCTTTTGGAACAACTGTGTAAACTTGGGGATTTTCAATATTTTTCAATGGCATCCTTGCGATATCATCCGTTTCTTTTTTATTGAATTTATTCATTCTAGTGAAGATGGTAACATCTTCCAAGTCATGGGTTGATAACAATAAGGTGAGATTAAAATAGTTGGTATCACTCCTAATAACGATAGATTTTTTTATCGATTTAAATCCTTCTGGAGTTATTTCAATATCATAATTACCCGGTATTAAATGATCTATGATAAATTGTCCTTTATCATTGGAATATACTTTTCGTTTTAATAAAGGCAAAGAAATCTGAACGCCCTCCGCAGCCTTAGCATCAGAGGTCAAAAGTTTACCAACGAGAACAGTATCTTTTATGTTTTGTGCATTTCCATGTAGGAAAATGAATAGACATAAGCCTAGAAATAGAAAAATTTTAGTACGTATTTGCATACAGTTGTGATGATATTTACAAAAGAGCAAATGTGCATTGTTAATTCATTTTAACACTTACGAATTTGGGAAATTCTATAAACAAAAAAATGGCTCATCGAAAGATGAGCCATTTTTATATAATTTATTAAAATTCTTATTCGAATTTCAAATCTAAACCTAAACCACGTAACTCGTGAACCAATACATTGAATGATTCTGGAACACCTGGTTTTGGAATGTTTTCACCCTTAACGATGGCTTCGTAAGTTTTTGCACGACCTACAATATCATCAGACTTAATGGTTAACAATTCTTGAAGTAGGCTAGATGCACCGTATGCTTCCAATGCCCAAACTTCCATTTCCCCAAAACGCTGACCACCAAATTGAGCTTTACCACCCAAAGGTTGTTGCGTAATCAAACTGTATGGTCCGATAGAACGCGCGTGCATTTTATCATCCACCATGTGGTGCAATTTGATCATGTAGATCACCCCTACAGTTGCTTTTTGGTGGAAACGTTCACCAGTTTCTCCATTGTACAAATAAGAGTGTCCCATACTTGGAATTCCTGCTTTATCACAGAAATCAGAAATTTCTTCTGGAGTAGCACCATCAAAAATTGGAGTAGCAAATTTCATATCCAATTTTTTACCACACCATCCAAGGATAGTTTCGTAAATCTGTCCGATATTCATACGAGAAGGTACACCCAATGGATTCAATACGATATCAACTGGAGTTCCATCTTCCAAGAAAGGCATATCTTCTTGACGTACGATCTTAGCAACAATACCTTTGTTACCATGACGTCCCGCCATTTTATCCCCCACTTTCAATTTACGCTTAACGGCAAGATATACTTTCGCTAATTTCAATACACCAGCTGGCAATTCATCACCGATAGAGATATTGAATTTTTCACGTTTGTAACGCCCCAATTCTTCATTGAAACGGATATTATAATTATGTAAAAGCACGTTTACATAGTTATCAGTATCTTCTTCGCCAGTCCAACCCAATGGATTAACGTTTTGGAAATCAACAGATCCAAGATTTTTGGAATTAAATTTAGAACCCTTAGAGATCAACAATTCACCGAAGTTGTTGCTGATACCTGCAGATGCTTTTTCTTTCAATAAAATCTGTAATTTGTTTAACAACAAATCATTGATTTCTTTTACGTTTTCGTCGTGTACTTTTTCAATTTTTTCCAATTGCGCTTTTTCACGCAATTTTCCATTTTTGTCTTTTTTTACACGTTGGAATAAACGTTTGTTGATGATAATTCCTTCTGTTCCGTTTGGAGCTTTCAAAGAAGCATCTTTTGCGTCACCGGCTTTATCACCGAAGATTGCACGAAGCAATTTTTCTTCTGGAGTTGGATCAGATTCTCCTTTTGGCGTGATTTTTCCGATCATGATATCTCCTTCGTGTACATGTGCACCGATACGGATAATACCATTTTCATCCAAATCTTTCGTCATATCTTCAGATACATTTGGAATGTCTGAAGTCAACTCTTCTTCTCCTAATTTAGTATCACGAACTTCCAATTCATATTCTTCAATGTGAACAGAAGTAAATAAATCTTCACGAACAACTTTTTCGTTGATTACGATCGCATCTTCAAAGTTGTAACCTTTCCAAGGCATGAAGGCTACTTGTAAATTACGTCCCAATGCTAATTCGCCATCTTTAGTTGCGTAACCTTCAGTTAAGAATTCACCTTTAGTTACTTCTTGACCTTTGATCACTGCAGGACGCAATGTAATTGCAGATGCAGAGTTTGTTTTAACATATTTAGTTAAATGATACACTTTCAAATCATCTTCGAAACTGATCAAACGATCTAAATCGTTACGATCATAACGAACGTGAATTTCTTTTGCATCTACAAATTCTATAACACCAGTACCTTCTGCAATAATTTGAATACGAGAATCACGTGCAGCTTTTGCTTCTAAACCAGTACCAACAATTGGTGCTTGTGGCAACAATAAAGGAACGGCTTGACGTTGCATGTTAGATCCCATCAATGCACGGTTGGCATCATCATGCTCGATGAATGGAATCATAGAAGCAGATACACCCACGATCTGATTTGGAGCCACATCCATGA from Rhizosphaericola mali includes:
- the rpoB gene encoding DNA-directed RNA polymerase subunit beta — translated: MSSTQVQKRFSFAKAKNLAETPDLLDIQLESFHEFFQLETTPDKRNNEGLFRVFKENFPITDTRNIFVLEFLDYFIDPPRYTIDECMERGLTYAVPLKAKLRLSCNDEEHVDFQTIVQDVFLGNIPYMTPRGTFVVNGAERVVVSQLHRSPGVFFGQSVHPNGTKIYSARVIPFKGAWMEFATDINNVMYAYIDRKKKFPVTTLLRSIGFETDKDILELFGMATEVAADKAALEKHIGQKLAARVLRTWVEDFVDEDTGEVVSIERNEVVLERDTILDEESIEMIADLDVKSVFVQREDVGGDYAIIYNTLNKDTSNSELEAVQHIYRQLRGADAPDNETARGIIDKLFFSDKRYDLGEVGRYKINRKLGVDIKDEVKVLTKEDIISIIKYLVRLTNGKAEIDDIDHLSNRRVRTVGEQLYAQFGVGLARMARTIRERMNVRDNEVFTPVDLINARTLSSVINSFFGTSQLSQFLDQTNPLSEITHKRRISALGPGGLSRERAGFEVRDVHYSHYGRLCTIETPEGPNIGLISTLCVHAKINEMGFIETPYHKVHDGKVELDKIVYLSAEEEDAAKIAQNSAPTDADGNFLQERIISRETGDFPVLDKEEVQFMDVAPNQIVGVSASMIPFIEHDDANRALMGSNMQRQAVPLLLPQAPIVGTGLEAKAARDSRIQIIAEGTGVIEFVDAKEIHVRYDRNDLDRLISFEDDLKVYHLTKYVKTNSASAITLRPAVIKGQEVTKGEFLTEGYATKDGELALGRNLQVAFMPWKGYNFEDAIVINEKVVREDLFTSVHIEEYELEVRDTKLGEEELTSDIPNVSEDMTKDLDENGIIRIGAHVHEGDIMIGKITPKGESDPTPEEKLLRAIFGDKAGDAKDASLKAPNGTEGIIINKRLFQRVKKDKNGKLREKAQLEKIEKVHDENVKEINDLLLNKLQILLKEKASAGISNNFGELLISKGSKFNSKNLGSVDFQNVNPLGWTGEEDTDNYVNVLLHNYNIRFNEELGRYKREKFNISIGDELPAGVLKLAKVYLAVKRKLKVGDKMAGRHGNKGIVAKIVRQEDMPFLEDGTPVDIVLNPLGVPSRMNIGQIYETILGWCGKKLDMKFATPIFDGATPEEISDFCDKAGIPSMGHSYLYNGETGERFHQKATVGVIYMIKLHHMVDDKMHARSIGPYSLITQQPLGGKAQFGGQRFGEMEVWALEAYGASSLLQELLTIKSDDIVGRAKTYEAIVKGENIPKPGVPESFNVLVHELRGLGLDLKFE
- a CDS encoding helix-turn-helix domain-containing protein, coding for MPVIVNLDVEMAKKKISLNELSEKVGITLSNLSILKTGKAKAIRFSTLEKICEVLQCQPGDILEFVTQEKYDALFNHE
- a CDS encoding TonB-dependent receptor, encoding MQIRTKIFLFLGLCLFIFLHGNAQNIKDTVLVGKLLTSDAKAAEGVQISLPLLKRKVYSNDKGQFIIDHLIPGNYDIEITPEGFKSIKKSIVIRSDTNYFNLTLLLSTHDLEDVTIFTRMNKFNKKETDDIARMPLKNIENPQVYTVVPKELLQEQIVSDYNSAFKNIPGAGVPVVYNQGRSALLSRGFTTANLIRNSVSGFVYTNIDPANLERLEAIKGPSGTLFSSSLISFGGLFNRVTKKPQDNTQTELSYTTGSFSLNRLTFDINRPLDASHNTLFRLNGALHTEKSFQDAGFNKNVMLAPSFLFKINDRLNISLDIEAAAFNGTSPIRFAPSTTGKVHNIKDLGLPYKLSFLTNPLDYNTKSVNIYSQINYKLNDDWRLQTNFTRTYSTTEGYVTQLIGKSDSTLQQRAQIENFPYNGVDVQQNLNGEYYIGKMRNRIVIGLDFFNQKSDRSTPTITMPAINFKNITSAYYNFNPAKVDSAATKVSPQVYQTNIYSYSAYVSNVINLTDKLNVMLSVRVDRYKDDGTYYPIRDSSVGAFMQTAFSPKFGVVYEVIKDQLSLFGNYMNGYNNQGGTDFNGNTFKPQQANQWEAGFKFDVFHHRVVSTVSYYNINVTNTLRDDPSNPGYSIQDGTQLSRGFEAEVIANPFGGLNIIGGYTYNYSKYTAGDTSILGLRPATAGPSKMANLWLSYKFLYGSLRGLGLGVGGNYGSKSFQTNTHAFVFEIPSYKTMDATIFYDQPKYRFGIKVDNITNEKYWSFRLAPQNPTRVSINLTLKMH
- a CDS encoding GMP reductase → MRIENDIKLGFKDVMIRPKRSTLHSRSQVSLEREYHFVHSNRNWKGVPIIAANMDTVGTFAMAEALAKDGLITAIHKHYTTDDWKIFLHSQTDNGIFQHIAVSTGTSKNDAEKLSLILNQHPDLQFICIDVANGYSEAFVDFVKRARDKFPDKTIIAGNVVTGEMVEELILAGAEIIKVGIGPGSVCTTRVKTGVGYPQLSAIIECADAAHGLKGQIISDGGCKIPGDVAKAFGGGADFVMLGGMLAGHEESGGELIEENGKKFRQFYGMSSATAMDKHSGGVAEYRASEGKTVKVPFKGPVEETVKDILGGLRSTCTYVGAGSLKELSKRTTFIRVQEQENQIFS